A region of Culicoides brevitarsis isolate CSIRO-B50_1 chromosome 1, AGI_CSIRO_Cbre_v1, whole genome shotgun sequence DNA encodes the following proteins:
- the LOC134836722 gene encoding mitochondrial import inner membrane translocase subunit tim16-B-like, with amino-acid sequence MAKYLAQIIVLGGQVIGRAFARALKQEYAASQEAARRGGGGRQGANRAEANAKSGITLEEAQQILNVSKLDPEEVQKKYEHLFAVNDKSKGGSFYLQSKVFRAKERIDQEMKSQGIIKNKTAETETKSEDSSGGGDKTKG; translated from the exons atggcaaaatactTGGCACAGATCATCGTCTTGGGCGGACAAGTGATCG GTCGAGCCTTTGCACGAGCCCTCAAGCAAGAATATGCCGCGAGTCAGGAAGCTGCTCGACGAGGAGGCGGCGGACGACAAGGCGCCAACCGAGCAGAAGCAAACGCCAAATCAGGCATTACCTTAGAAGAAGcacaacaaattttgaacGTTAGCAAATTAGATCCGGAAGAAGTGCAAAAAAAGTACGAACATCTCTTTGCTGTGAATGACAAATCGAAAGGTGGCTCGTTTTACCTGCAATCCAAAGTGTTTCGAGCGAAGGAAAGAATCGACCAGGAAATGAAGTCGCagggaataattaaaaataaaacagcaGAGACAGAGACGAAAAGCGAAGACAGTTCCGGTGGCGGCGACAAAACGAAGGGTTAA
- the LOC134827083 gene encoding ubiquitin carboxyl-terminal hydrolase 8-like isoform X3: MVVVAGLKIRIPTYPNFLPVYKRGRGLTGLKNLGNTCYMNSIIQCLSNTQALYEYFNEGMYIKHRNGQSLTKCRIAEEVAAVIKALWEGHRMISSKDLKAIVGQYERSFKGHEQQDSHEFLTILMDWLHSDLQAIFNVVPENNLSPSDKAWYEFTKNRESIILRLFYGQIKSTVQCSRCHEESTTYDTFSNLSLELPQNANRTDLHKCLDMYFEGEQVSGWMCPNCKDTRDAVKKLDISRLPAVLVIHLKRFNVNHDHGGYSKKQNYVEFPLKNLDMRHYLPRSEMVNHVNKKTSYNLYAVSNHYGTMETGHYTAYCKSPAYDKWYKFNDQQVSPLEPRDVNSSAAYILFYEMSNPVR, from the exons ATGGTTGTGGTTGCTGGACTCAAAATACGCATACCCACATATCCGAATTTCTTGCCGGTGTATAAGagg GGTAGAGGCCTTACTGGATTGAAAAATCTTGGCAACACGTGTTACATGAATAGTATTATTCAGTGTCTCAGTAACACACAGGCCCTGTACGAGTACTTCAACGAGGGAATGTACATTAAACACAGAAATGG acAAAGTTTGACCAAATGCCGTATTGCGGAGGAAGTAGCTGCTGTGATAAAAGCTTTGTGGGAAGGACATCGCATGATTTCGAGCAAAGATTTGAAAGCGATCGTTGGGCAGTACGAACGCAGTTTCAAAGGTCACGAACAACAAGATTCCCACGAATTTCTGACAATTTTGATGGATTGGCTGCACTCTGATTTGCAGGCGATTTTCAATGTTGTGCCCGAAAATAACCTGTCGCCGTCGGACAAAGCGTGGTACGAATTCACAAAGAACCGCGAAAGCATAATTTTGCGCTTGTTCTATGGCCAGATCAAGTCGACGGTGCAATGTTCGCGATGCCACGAAGAAAGTACGACATACGACACGTTCTCGAACCTCAGTCTCGAATTGCCTCAGAATGCGAATCGCACGGATTTGCACAAATGTCTCGACATGTACTTCGAAGGCGAACAAGTTTCCGGCTGGATGTGTCCCAATTGCAAAGACACACGAGATGCCGTGAAAAAACTGGATATTAGTCGATTACCAGCAGTTTTAGTAATTCACCTCAAGCGTTTTAACGTCAATCACGATCACGGCGGCTacagcaaaaaacaaaattacgtcgAATTTCCACTGAAGAATCTCGATATGAGACATTACTTGCCACGCAGCGAAATGGTGAATCACGTGAACAAGAAAACCTCATATAATTTGTACGCGGTGTCAAATCACTACGGTACCATGGAGACGGGACATTACACTGCCTACTGTAAGAGTCCCGCATATGACAAGTGGTACAAATTTAATGACCAGCAAGTGAGTCCCTTGGAGCCACGAGACGTCAACTCATCCGCAGCTTACATTTTGTTCTACGAAATGTCGAATCCCGTGCGATAG
- the LOC134827083 gene encoding ubiquitin carboxyl-terminal hydrolase 8-like isoform X1 — protein sequence MSQKKPLYVAKTFNELQDMGEVKISKTQSGTSVLNSMARLFKEAEEKNLEGDEEKSYVYYIRFFNLLESIKKTPQFKSQRDQITTLLGGPKGLERTLDTLEVIAENLRQRYAKQYPELNREFMAELASAEENSQSPSSPVKETIKIPTTVSPKQFYEHIKDCGFSLLVIDCRPSRDFAASRIKYEPVLNVPEEILVKGVTVGKIAGHLKDAEKVKWSQRLIKSHIILLDQSSCEFVTESPVWVLNDVLQNWDMDFNRKAPIQLLSGGFESFQLYYPMETTDPRYKPPQNSYVDEGFDDIQYPDSIFNTSFSPRSTSGRPVINRDSKAIALKTYDEKEKFLKNLLERRKKNLNESIEIEKLRVDAEADWKAITENETPTHEPNRSQEVLHKIYELESRARDIQIEDQSLKENEQSFLEMLPEEEAAKLQEEAQRQEEEAKEKERKKLEYEAAQKRLAEERERKLKESRVVREKVPKPVPPPQPKQQPARPKQPHIPDRSAKPHFEPVFIPEIKRDFSPVRGGMGRGLTGLKNLGNTCYMNSIIQCLSNTQALYEYFNEGMYIKHRNGQSLTKCRIAEEVAAVIKALWEGHRMISSKDLKAIVGQYERSFKGHEQQDSHEFLTILMDWLHSDLQAIFNVVPENNLSPSDKAWYEFTKNRESIILRLFYGQIKSTVQCSRCHEESTTYDTFSNLSLELPQNANRTDLHKCLDMYFEGEQVSGWMCPNCKDTRDAVKKLDISRLPAVLVIHLKRFNVNHDHGGYSKKQNYVEFPLKNLDMRHYLPRSEMVNHVNKKTSYNLYAVSNHYGTMETGHYTAYCKSPAYDKWYKFNDQQVSPLEPRDVNSSAAYILFYEMSNPVR from the exons ATGTCACAAAAGAAGCCTTTGTACGTTGCGAAAACGTTTAACGAGCTGCAAGACATGGGCGAAGTGAAAATCTCCAAAACTCAAAGTGGAACAAG TGTCCTGAATTCGATGGCGAGACTCTTCAAAGAGGCGGAAGAGAAGAATTTGGAAGGTGACGAGGAGAAATCGTACGTCTATTACATCCGATTCTTCAATTTGCTGGAATCTATCAAGAAAACGCCGCAATTTAAAAGTCAACGAGACCAAATTACGACTTTGCTCGGAGGCCCAAAAGGCCTGGAACGAACTTTGGATACGCTCGAGGTGATTGCGGAAAATTTACGACAACGATATGCCAAGCAATATCCAGAATTAAATCGAGAATTCATGGCAGAATTGGCATCTGCTGAAGAAAATTCCCAAAGTCCGTCGTCACCAGTGAaagaaacgataaaaattccCACAACTGTCAGTCCGAAGCAATTTTACGAGCACATCAAGGATTGCGGATTCAGTTTGTTGGTGATCGATTGTCGGCCGTCGCGCGATTTTGCCGCATCCCGAATCAAGTATGAGCCGGTGCTGAATGTGCCGGAGGAGATTTTGGTGAAAGGTGTGACAGTGGGCAAAATTGCGGGACATTTGAAGGATGCGGAAAAAGTTAAATGGTCTCAGCGGTTGATTAAGAGTCACATTATTTTGCTGGATCAGAGCAGTTGTGAGTTTGTGACGGAGTCGCCTGTGTGGGTCTTGAATGATGTACTGCAAAATTGGGATATGGATTTTAATCGAAAAGCTCCGATTCAGTTGTTGTCGGGCGGATTTGAGTCTTTTCAGTTGTATTATCCGATGGAGACGACAGATCCGCGTTATAAACCGCCCCAAAATTCGTATGTGGATGAGGGATTtg aCGACATCCAGTACCCTGACTCCATCTTCAATACATCATTTTCGCCGAGATCGACTTCGGGACGTCCTGTGATAAATCGCGACAGCAAGGCAATCGCGTTGAAAACGTACGacgaaaaggaaaaattcctgaaaaatcTCTTGGAGAGACGCAAAAAGAACTTGAATGAGTCCATTGAGATTGAAAAGCTGCGTGTCGATGCAGAAGCCGATTGGAAAGCTATCACGGAGAATGAAACGCCGACACATGAACCGAATCGCAGCCAGGAAGTCCTTCACAAAATCTACGAGCTTGAAAGTCGTGCGCGCGACATCCAAATCGAGGATCAAAGTCTCAAGGAGAACGAACAGTCATTCCTGGAAATGTTGCCGGAAGAGGAAGCTGCCAAGCTGCAAGAAGAGGCGCAACGTCAAGAGGAAGAAGCGAAGGAGAAAGAACGGAAAAAGTTGGAATACGAAGCAGCTCAGAAGCGTCTCGCCGAGGAACGTGAACGAAAATTGAAGGAAAGCCGCGTCGTGCGAGAAAAAGTTCCGAAGCCAGTGCCGCCACCGCAACCGAAACAGCAACCTGCACGACCGAAACAACCTCACATTCCGGACCGGAGTGCCAAACCGCATTTTGAGCCGGTCTTCATTCCGGAGATAAAGAGAGATTTTTCGCCCGTTCGCGGCGGcatg GGTAGAGGCCTTACTGGATTGAAAAATCTTGGCAACACGTGTTACATGAATAGTATTATTCAGTGTCTCAGTAACACACAGGCCCTGTACGAGTACTTCAACGAGGGAATGTACATTAAACACAGAAATGG acAAAGTTTGACCAAATGCCGTATTGCGGAGGAAGTAGCTGCTGTGATAAAAGCTTTGTGGGAAGGACATCGCATGATTTCGAGCAAAGATTTGAAAGCGATCGTTGGGCAGTACGAACGCAGTTTCAAAGGTCACGAACAACAAGATTCCCACGAATTTCTGACAATTTTGATGGATTGGCTGCACTCTGATTTGCAGGCGATTTTCAATGTTGTGCCCGAAAATAACCTGTCGCCGTCGGACAAAGCGTGGTACGAATTCACAAAGAACCGCGAAAGCATAATTTTGCGCTTGTTCTATGGCCAGATCAAGTCGACGGTGCAATGTTCGCGATGCCACGAAGAAAGTACGACATACGACACGTTCTCGAACCTCAGTCTCGAATTGCCTCAGAATGCGAATCGCACGGATTTGCACAAATGTCTCGACATGTACTTCGAAGGCGAACAAGTTTCCGGCTGGATGTGTCCCAATTGCAAAGACACACGAGATGCCGTGAAAAAACTGGATATTAGTCGATTACCAGCAGTTTTAGTAATTCACCTCAAGCGTTTTAACGTCAATCACGATCACGGCGGCTacagcaaaaaacaaaattacgtcgAATTTCCACTGAAGAATCTCGATATGAGACATTACTTGCCACGCAGCGAAATGGTGAATCACGTGAACAAGAAAACCTCATATAATTTGTACGCGGTGTCAAATCACTACGGTACCATGGAGACGGGACATTACACTGCCTACTGTAAGAGTCCCGCATATGACAAGTGGTACAAATTTAATGACCAGCAAGTGAGTCCCTTGGAGCCACGAGACGTCAACTCATCCGCAGCTTACATTTTGTTCTACGAAATGTCGAATCCCGTGCGATAG
- the LOC134838258 gene encoding protein unc-50 homolog, which yields MKYATSPTPSISGRSSFSYVSRTQSPLPPPINFTCATATNKTYKFIRRLFKFDQMDFEFALWQIAYLFYNPQQVYRNFSYRKQTKLQYARDDPAFLVLLVISLCVTSLGFAWVLRLGLGQTIYFLFYVVFVDCILCGIITASILWFLVNKYMRVDSLAKDVEWGYAFDVHLNAFYPPLIIIHFIQLFFYNAIISQDWFFSRLLGNTLWLLAIGYYVYITFLGYNCINHLKNTRAILAVMPIALLVYIVTLIIGWNFCVTLMNFYHYRVL from the exons ATGAAATACGCAACTTCACCAACGCCCTCGATTAGCGGGCGATCCTCCTTTAGCTATGTCTCGAGAACGCAATCGCCGTTGCCGCCGCCGATAAATTTTACGTGTGCCACCGCCACAAATAAGACCTACAAATTCATCCGGAGACTCTTTAAATTCGATCAAATGGATTTTGAGTTTGCTCTCTGGCAGATTGCTTACCTTTTTTATAATCCACAACAAGTTTACAGGAATTTCAGTTACAGGAAAC AAACGAAATTACAGTATGCCAGAGATGATCCAGCATTTCTTGTGTTACTCGTCATCAGTCTTTGTG tcacATCCCTCGGATTTGCGTGGGTGCTTCGATTAGGTCTCGGACAAACAATTTACTTCCTTTTTTACGTCGTTTTTGTCGATTGTATCTTATGTGGCATCATAACGGCGTCGATATTGTGGTTCCTGGTCAACAAATATATGCGAGTAGACTCGTTGGCGAAGGATGTCGAATGGGGTTACGCCTTCGACGTgcatttaaatgcattttatccACCACTAATTATCATCCATTTCATCCAATTGTTCTTCTATAACGCAATTATCAGTCAAGATTGGTTCTTTTCCCGACTTCTCGGGAATACGTTGTGGTTACTAGCGATCGGATATTACGTTTACATCACTTTTTTGGGATATAATT GCATAAATCATCTCAAAAATACACGAGCAATCCTCGCGGTGATGCCCATCGCACTGCTGGTGTACATAGTGACTCTCATAATCGGATGGAACTTTTGTGTGACTCTTATGAACTTCTATCATTATCGCGTCTTGTaa
- the LOC134837561 gene encoding F-box/LRR-repeat protein 7-like, translating to MSHVQQRAIECPLASLGHNTPTLDAHQGYHHPLSTSPLDTQAYQMLRKSQESPILSIDSDKIRLKNTDTSRSSRSASSNANNSDSPPQIYPRNAASTPKNDAFLSHCDLQRLRNQTYTPIETILRGSYPHPPSMPVAPNLQRRGQSTFNLDDDSIHSIGELTDVERFFLGEKMSSIFINSRNGVYGSTSSGDSGTNRSAKESNMKNSGDNSRYFHHQEQDPSYNYYSVPSNGQINEFNSPAGRRRASSPDTSGSDRYFLDRLRGSPNFTASPQRHHAQKSLMHKSIDGYSQVMDGQTMVIGRHSPLDQGYHTLNTPSPPSTHTQLYLPTATQWTTTSNMLKKVNPKPGKGFNRLSNDLVLRIFEWLDSSDLCNLTQVCKRFETLVWNPVLWRNIIIKGENRSGDKALRTIFRRLCGQTRNGLCPIVERVMLSEGCKISDKGLQLLSRRCPSLSHLQLQNSTSVTNQALFDLVTKCTNLQHLDITGCYQITTVDINPTLQSANGKLQLQHLDLTDCVSLNDTGLKVVVKNCPLLVYLYLRRCVQITDAGLKFVPAYCLNIKEISISDCINITDFGLYELAKLGANLRYLSVAKCERITDAGIKVIGRKCYKLRYLNARGCETVSDDSINILARACTRLRALDVGKCDISDAGLRALAESCPNLKKLSLKNCDMITDRGIQCIAYCCRGLQFLNIQDCQISLEGYKSVKKYCKRCTIEHTNPGFC from the exons ATGTCACATGTGCAACAACGTGCCATCGAGTGTCCTTTGGCCTCCCTAGGCCATAATACGCCCACATTAGATGCCCATCAAGGGTACCATCACCCCTTGAGTACGAGTCCTCTCGACACTCAAGCATATCAAATGCTCCGAAAGTCCCAAGAATCCCCCATTTTATCGATAGATTCCGACAAAATTCGTCTCAAGAACACTGACACGAGTCGATCGAGTCGTTCTGCGTCATCAAATGCCAACAATAGTGATTCACCTCCGCAAATTTACCCCCGAAACGCCGCGTCAACACCCAAAAACGACGCATTTTTATCGCATTGCGACTTGCAACGCCTGCGAAATCAAACGTATACGCCAATCGAAACGATTCTCCGGGGCTCGTATCCTCATCCTCCCTCAATGCCGGTAGCGCCGAACCTTCAAAGACGCGGGCAAAGCACTTTTAACCTCGACGACGACTCGATTCACTCAATTGGCGAACTCACGGATGTCGAGAGATTTTTCCTCGGTGAAAAAATGTCATCGATTTTCATCAATAGTCGGAATGGCGTCTATGGCAGCACAAGTAGTGGCGATAGCGGCACCAATCGATCAGCGAAAGAGTCTAATATGAAGAATTCTGGTGATAATTCGCGATATTTCCATCATCAGGAACAAGATCCCAGTTACAATTACTACTCCGTACCGTCGAACGggcaaataaatgaatttaattcacCGGCAGGCAGAAGACGAGCATCCAGTCCTGACACTAGTGGCTCCGACAGATATTTTTTGGATCGATTACGAGGCTCACCGAACTTTACAGCGTCTCCGCAACGTCATCACGCCCAAAAATCCCTCATGCACAAAAGTATCGACGGTTATTCGCAAGTCATGGATGGCCAAACGATGGTAATTGGTCGTCATTCGCCACTGGATCAGGGTTATCACACATTAAACACGCCATCGCCGCCATCCACGCACACCCAACTCTACCTGCCAACCGCAACGCAATGGACGACGACAAGTAACATGCTGAAAAAAGTGAATCCCAAACCGGGAAAGGGCTTCAATCGACTCAGCAACGACCTCGTACTGCGAATATTCGAGTGGTTGGACAGCAGTGACCTTTGTAACTTGACACAAGTTTGCAAGCGATTCGAGACACTTGTATGGAATCCGGTGTTGTGGCGAAATATCATCataaaag GTGAGAATCGATCGGGAGACAAAGCGTTACGGACAATTTTTCGTCGGTTGTGTGGGCAAACGAGAAACGGACTTTGTCCCATTGTTGAACGTGTCATGCTGAGTGAAGGCTGCAAAATCAGTGACAAGGGACTGCAATTGCTGAGTAGACGGTGCCCGAGTTTGTCGCACCTGCAACTGCAAAATAGCACGTCGGTGACGAATCAAGCGTTATTTGATCTCGTTACGAAATGCACCAACTTGCAACATTTGGACATAActg GATGTTATCAAATTACCACAGTAGACATCAATCCAACGCTCCAGTCGGCCAACGGGAAACTCCAATTGCAACATCTCGATTTGACGGACTGCGTTTCGCTGAATGACACGGGATTAAAAGTTGTCGTGAAAAATTGTCCGTTACTTGTTTACCTTTATTTGAGACGTTGTGTCCAAATTACGGATGCTGGACTGAAATTCGTGCCTGCCTATTGTTTGAACATTAAGGAGATTAGTATATCGGACTGCATTAACATCACGGATTTTGGGCTTTATGAGTTGGCGAAGCTCGGAGCGAATCTGCGGTATTTGTCGGTAGCAAAGTGCGAGAGGATAACGGATGCGGGAATTAAAGTCATTGGAAGGAAATGTTATAAGCTGCGGTATCTCAATGCGAGGGGTTGCGAAACGGTGAGCGATGACTCGATTAATATTTTGGCGAGAGCGTGCACGAgattg CGCGCATTAGATGTCGGCAAATGCGACATAAGTGACGCCGGATTACGTGCCTTGGCCGAAAGTTGTCCGAACCTGAAGAAACTcagcttaaaaaattgtgatatgATTACTGATCGTGGAATTCAATGCATCGCATACTGTTGCCGCGGCTTGCAATTCCTCAACATACAAGATTGCCAGATATCACTCGAAGGCTACAAAAGCGTGAAAAAATACTGCAAACGCTGCACTATTGAACACACAAATCCCGGGTtctgctaa
- the LOC134836721 gene encoding transmembrane protein 169-like: MVKTQELEFIPPKKRKEPKIKDGTGKNIQGNSANADHITKIQVKSTEGLKSSSSKKQSGSSELIDVPIAFHRNGNHTETEENELNLYENVSQKPLRSSTATPSSAMSEESSFDGIDRASKSQESILKCGTGGKKKVVNIRTDLDCIGNERKSPSVKHSYADLESGSSDSIFRKSSTDNYLTLAGTIKRGKKLGEEFNVQLNISRDELEKINSFAMKKSNEEKNGSCCVCKLGTGLHVLLWTIICFPIVVVISGVYCFYIGTLTWYNLFNFFSQEKTILHRIFVPPLLFVAYPVTILLFTAGLALYGGFKQLSLRFHVWFNEVCDLEKGFYGWLCGFLSLSECSPYEVIILTDIRDDPLPQKSSTQEFTV; encoded by the exons ATGGTAAAAACGCAAGAACTCGAGTTTATTCCGCCCAAAAAGCGTAAAGAACCAAAAATCAAGGACGGAAcgggaaaaaatattcaaggcAATAGCGCGAATGCAGATCATATCACAAAAATACAG gtaAAATCAACAGAAGGCTTAAAATCGTCTTCAAGCAAAAAGCAATCTGGCAGTTCGGAGCTCATTGATGTCCCAATAGCGTTTCATCGCAACGGAAATCACACAGAAACCgaagaaaatgaattaaatttgtacGAAAATGTCTCGCAAAAGCCCCTGCGAAGCTCAACGGCGACGCCAAGTAGCGCCATGAGCGAAGAATCCAGCTTTGATGGCATCGATCGCGCATCCAAGAGTCAAGAATCGATTCTGAAATGTGGCACGGGTGGCAAAAAGAAAGTCGTGAATATCCGAACGGACCTCGATTGCATCGGAAATGAACGAAAATCGCCCAGTGTGAAGCACAGCTATGCAGATCTCGAGTCAGGATCGAGCGACAGCATCTTTCGGAAATCATCAACGGACAATTATCTCACCTTGGCCGGGACAATCAAGCGTGGCAAGAAATTGGGCGAAGAATTTAACGTGCAACTGAATATCTCGCGAGACgaactcgaaaaaattaattcgttcgcaatgaaaaaaagtaacgagGAGAAAAATGGTTCTTGTTGTGTCTGTAAATTGGGAACGGGCTTACATGTGCTTCTCTGGACGATAATTTGTTTCCCGATTGTCGTTGTAATTTCGGGcgtttattgtttttacatTGGAACTCTCACGTGGTAcaatttattcaactttttcagtCAGGAAAAGACGATATTGCATCGGATTTTTGTGCCGCCCTTACTTTTTGTGGCCTATCCCGTGACAATTTTGCTCTTTACTGCCGGTCTCGCCCTGTATGGGGGCTTTAAACAACTCAGTCTTCGATTTCATGTGTGGTTCAATGAAGTTTGCGACTTGGAAAAGGGCTTTTATGGATGGCTTTGtggatttttaagcttatccGAGTGCAGTCCCTACGAAGTTATCATCCTGACTGACATCCGAGACGACCCGTTGCCACAAAAATCGTCCACGCAAGAGTTTACCGTTTAA